A genome region from Dehalococcoidia bacterium includes the following:
- a CDS encoding phosphoribosyltransferase family protein: protein MPRSTPGTGKAWLVKALWDLDAIQFGNFNVGRTHDSPVYVNLRRLVSNPAALGRVGRVIKEESETLLTMLHQHMAPFSRCAGVPFGGLHVATAFSLTAKVPMIYLHPRKDGEGEVIEGVYVPGQSVLVIDDLITGGTSVIETANQLRDAGLQVRDAVVLVDRKQGAKERLKAHGIRLIPILELETLLNWGMTHGRIENESAYTASLDYLHRQAAEAKRGSA from the coding sequence ATGCCCCGATCGACACCCGGCACGGGCAAGGCCTGGCTCGTCAAGGCGCTCTGGGATCTCGACGCGATCCAGTTCGGCAACTTCAACGTCGGTCGCACCCATGACTCGCCGGTGTACGTCAACCTGCGCCGCCTGGTCAGCAATCCGGCGGCGCTGGGGCGCGTGGGCCGCGTGATCAAAGAAGAGTCCGAGACGCTGCTGACGATGCTGCACCAGCACATGGCGCCCTTCAGCCGCTGCGCCGGCGTGCCGTTCGGCGGCCTGCATGTCGCCACGGCGTTTTCGCTCACGGCCAAGGTGCCGATGATCTACCTGCACCCGCGCAAGGACGGCGAGGGCGAGGTGATCGAAGGCGTCTACGTCCCCGGGCAGTCCGTACTGGTGATCGACGACCTGATCACCGGCGGCACTTCGGTGATCGAGACGGCGAACCAGCTGCGCGACGCTGGCCTGCAGGTGAGGGATGCGGTGGTGCTGGTGGATCGCAAACAGGGCGCCAAGGAGCGGCTGAAGGCGCACGGCATCCGGCTGATCCCGATCCTTGAATTGGAGACGTTGCTCAACTGGGGCATGACGCACGGGCGCATCGAGAACGAGAGCGCCTACACGGCGAGTCTCGACTACCTGCACCGCCAGGCCGCCGAGGCGAAGCGCGGCTCCGCCTGA
- a CDS encoding D-glycerate dehydrogenase yields MAQQRPHVFVTRRLPGDAVERLRAQASVDLWDGDLPPPRAVLLERAREADGLISLLTERIDEEFLRACPRIKAVCNVAVGFDNIDLAACTRHGVFATNTPRVLTDTTADFAFALLMAAARRVVEGDHFSRSGEWKTWDPGGLLGTDVHGGTLGLVGVGQIGGAVARRGRGFEMKILYTDAVPRPDLEAELGLMRSELDPLLQAADFVSLHVPLLPETRHLIGARELALMKPTAVLINTSRGPVVDGAALAKALKAGRPGFAALDVTEQEPIALDDPLLGLPNCIVTPHIASGSLTTRANMASLAVENLLEALAGRVPPTCLNPEAATNRRGD; encoded by the coding sequence GTGGCGCAGCAGAGGCCACACGTCTTCGTCACGCGCCGGCTGCCCGGCGACGCCGTCGAGCGGCTGCGCGCGCAGGCATCGGTCGACCTGTGGGATGGTGATCTGCCGCCGCCGCGCGCCGTCCTGCTGGAGCGGGCGCGGGAGGCCGACGGCCTGATCTCCCTGCTCACCGAGCGCATCGACGAGGAGTTTCTGCGCGCCTGCCCGCGCATCAAGGCTGTCTGCAACGTCGCGGTCGGCTTCGACAACATCGATCTGGCCGCCTGCACGCGCCACGGCGTCTTCGCGACGAACACGCCGCGCGTGCTGACCGACACAACCGCGGACTTCGCCTTCGCACTGCTGATGGCGGCGGCCCGGCGCGTCGTCGAAGGCGATCACTTTTCACGCAGCGGCGAGTGGAAGACCTGGGATCCCGGCGGCCTGCTGGGCACGGACGTGCACGGCGGCACGTTGGGGCTGGTCGGCGTCGGCCAGATCGGCGGCGCCGTGGCACGTCGCGGCCGCGGCTTCGAGATGAAGATCCTCTACACCGACGCCGTGCCCCGGCCCGATCTTGAGGCCGAGCTGGGCCTGATGCGCAGCGAACTCGATCCGCTGCTGCAGGCGGCCGATTTTGTCAGCCTGCACGTGCCGCTGCTGCCGGAGACGCGGCACCTGATCGGCGCGCGCGAACTGGCGTTGATGAAGCCCACTGCCGTGCTGATCAACACCTCGCGCGGGCCGGTGGTGGACGGCGCTGCGCTGGCGAAGGCGCTCAAAGCGGGCCGCCCCGGCTTCGCCGCGCTGGACGTGACGGAGCAGGAGCCGATCGCGCTCGACGACCCGCTGCTCGGCCTGCCCAACTGCATCGTCACACCGCACATCGCGAGCGGCTCGCTGACGACGCGGGCGAACATGGCGTCGCTGGCGGTGGAAAACCTGCTGGAGGCGCTGGCCGGGCGTGTGCCGCCCACCTGCCTCAACCCGGAAGCGGCGACAAACCGGCGCGGGGATTGA
- a CDS encoding DinB family protein has protein sequence MATAEQVNELLTKMAEERGRLVEQVRGIGEEDAHAVPVGKTGEEEWTIKEQLAHLCEMELGYDMWVEAALGEENPNVSGLAAPRSAIPIEEANGHAVAELLEVMAGEREDTLKLIHGLSLEQFDRRATHPMFGTLTVMQWLRSFYRHDRMHADQIAGREPEYKPKFTGTEPNQRASRIAQVQARQRQDG, from the coding sequence ATGGCAACCGCGGAACAGGTCAACGAACTGCTGACGAAGATGGCCGAGGAGCGCGGGCGGCTGGTCGAACAGGTGCGCGGCATCGGCGAAGAGGATGCGCACGCCGTGCCGGTCGGCAAGACCGGCGAGGAAGAGTGGACGATTAAAGAGCAACTGGCCCATCTCTGCGAGATGGAGCTGGGCTACGACATGTGGGTCGAGGCCGCGCTGGGCGAGGAGAATCCGAACGTGAGCGGCTTGGCTGCCCCACGCTCCGCGATTCCGATCGAAGAGGCGAACGGCCATGCGGTGGCCGAGCTGCTCGAGGTGATGGCGGGCGAGCGCGAGGACACGCTCAAGCTGATTCACGGCCTGAGCCTGGAACAGTTCGACCGGCGGGCCACACATCCCATGTTCGGCACCCTCACCGTGATGCAGTGGCTGCGTTCGTTCTACCGGCACGACCGCATGCACGCCGACCAGATCGCGGGCCGCGAGCCCGAGTACAAGCCGAAGTTCACCGGCACCGAGCCGAACCAGCGCGCCTCGCGCATCGCCCAGGTCCAGGCGCGGCAGCGCCAGGACGGCTGA